In the Brassica oleracea var. oleracea cultivar TO1000 unplaced genomic scaffold, BOL UnpScaffold01463, whole genome shotgun sequence genome, GGCTCCTGTGCTCGTGATGCTCTTCGAAACGTATTTCCTCGGCGGCTACGGCAGTCGTGCTCGGTCCTCGTCGTGGATCCCACCTCCGTGGGTCCTACACGTCACTCGCCTGGCGTCGAGCGGTCTGATGGGCTTGGCTGCGTGGCTCGTATGGGTGGACGGTGGATTCCACAAGAAGCCTAATGCTCTGTATCTTTACTTGGCTCAGTTTACGCTTTGTTTGCTTTGGGGTCCGGTTACGTTCCTGGTCGGGTCAGGATTGGCCGGGCTTGTGGTGTGGCTGGGTCAGTCTGCGGCCTTGTTTGGATGCTACAAGGCCTTTAATGAGATCAGTCCTGTCGCTGGTAATTTGGTAAAGCCGTGTTTGGCTTGTACTGCGTTTGTAGCTGCCGTGAATGTAAAGCTCGCAATCGCCTGAGAAAGCCAACGACAGACGTGATGATCGATCTTTGGGGATTCCATGTTTGTTGTAGAGTCGTAATTAagtgtttctttttcttacgAGTgttttgtgatatatatattataaataaagatgTTGCTTTGATCCAATTTTCTTCTCAGTATGGGGTAATTCACATAAACAATCATTTGAAAATTAGATCTTTCAAACTTTCATTTAAAGAAAATgccaaaaaaatatgaagagaGAGGATAACACACATCTCAAGCTCAAGCAACTGTCTTGGTTACTGTTACAACAATAAAGACACCCAAGAGGACAGAACAATGTATGCATTTCCTTAGTAAGGAGAGTGTCTGTTTTTTGGGCGGTTCCTTGAGGGCTTAACGACCAATTCGCTTGAAGTCCAAGACCGGTTGTTGCTGTTCCCAGCAGCAGAATTATCTTCGGACTTCCAGCAACATAAGCGTCCATCTTCACCCCCAGTCCACCCGAATAAACCTGCGGATGCTCCATACTCGCTAGGCATCTGCAGGACGCTCCTGACGACATCTACGTGACCTCCACCAAGAATGGCTTCAGCAGGGCCTATAGATCCAGGGCTTTTATAGTTCACCGGAAAATAACCGACGGTACCTGCACAGGTTCCACCTACCACCCATAAGTCGTCACCTCCTGGACAATGGCAATCAACAAAATAgtcaacctgcaaaaaaaaaaaagggagaaagATTAGGTATCTAAAGTGTGTTGTAACGTGAAGAGGAATGAGAGATTATTGACATTATCTTGACTCCAACAATCAGAAGCGAGCTCCCGAGCTTTATCTAGGTTGACTTGACAGCTTCCATCTTGCCAGTTCCAGATACTAGAAAAGGGAGGATGACCACCAATTAGAGAAATCAGCTC is a window encoding:
- the LOC106321345 gene encoding translocator protein homolog, whose protein sequence is MDSQDTVRHRGGDERDAATTATAETDRKHADDNNKGQRDQKRAMAKRGLKSLTVAVAAPVLVMLFETYFLGGYGSRARSSSWIPPPWVLHVTRLASSGLMGLAAWLVWVDGGFHKKPNALYLYLAQFTLCLLWGPVTFLVGSGLAGLVVWLGQSAALFGCYKAFNEISPVAGNLVKPCLACTAFVAAVNVKLAIA
- the LOC106321348 gene encoding uncharacterized protein LOC106321348; this encodes NSFFPRIHERERERPDPSPFQVINVGTSVGKIGFLGDSYQKLWCLTHIETLSIWNWQDGSCQVNLDKARELASDCWSQDNVDYFVDCHCPGGDDLWVVGGTCAGTVGYFPVNYKSPGSIGPAEAILGGGHVDVVRSVLQMPSEYGASAGLFGWTGGEDGRLCCWKSEDNSAAGNSNNRSWTSSELVVKPSRNRPKNRHSPY